The Microterricola viridarii genome segment ACGGATTGTTCAGTTGCGGGTCGACGAAGCGGTCGACAAATTGTTGAGGCGGTCACGAATATCCCTGCATTTCGGGTTTACAGGTACTGGTCGGGTAAAAGCGAAATCGGCTCTGACCGGGATGCCAGGACAACCCGATCAAGAAGTTGAAAACAACTCAGCTAATCTCGTCCCCGACCTTACGCGCCGCGAGAGGGCTGGGTATACCCCAATTTGGGGGACGTCTCGCGAACGCGGAATCCACCGCAGACAGCAAAACGGCCCCGCCGAGGCGGGGCCGTTCAGTGACCCTGGGGGTCTAGCGCGCGGCCACAAGGCGGCGCGCGGTACTCAGACTAGAGCGGGCGGATGTTCTCAGCCTGCAGGCCCTTGGGGCCACGGGCGGTCTCGAACTCGACCTTCTGGTTCTCGTCGAGGCTGCGGTAGCCATCGGTCGCGATGGCGGAGAAGTGCGCGAACACGTCGGCGCTTCCGTCGTCGGGGGTGATGAAGCCGAAGCCCTTTTCAGCGTTGAACCACTTTACGGTGCCGGTTGCCATTTTTTGTCTCTCATTCATGAGGTTTTCGATCGAGTTCGGCCTTCGAACCCGAGCGTCGCGTGTTTTGATTCGCCCTCAGAAAAGCGACCAAGAACCGGGTTAGTTCGTGGTTGCTTGAAATACAATGCGCAACACAACAACTTGAGCGTCAAGACTAGCCCATGAATGCGTGATAATGGTGAACAATTTCTAGAGCATGGGTCAGATCGTTACAAAAGGGCCGTGAACCGCGTGATTTGGCGGCCTTCCTGTGCTCCCTGTGAAGTCACGGGGTGTGCGGGCCGGGGGTGCGGCGGCATCATTCGGATCGCATGATGTGCCGCGAAGCGCTCCGGCGTCGACTTGACCGGGAGGCGGCGCAGGTGCGCGGCGGCACGTGGCGGAAGGGCTAGAAATGGAACCTCTCGATCGCCTCCGGCGGCTGGCCGTGAATGGGGAGCTCGTCGGCGATGTGCCCGACCCGGCCGTGCAGCTGGACCGACGAATTCTCGCGCTCGTGCGCATCGCCGCGCTCGTCGCGGTCGGCGGCGCAGAGCCGTCGTTCGGGGTGGAGGCCGATCTGGCCGTCAGCGCCGGGGCCACGGCATCCGAGATCGTCGATGTGCTCGTCGGCGTGATGCCCGTTGTGGGGGCGGCCAGGGTGGTCGCTGCAGCGCCGAACCTCGCGCTGGCGCTGGGCTATGACGCGCTGGACGCAGACGAGTCGCCCTGAACGCCTGTGCGGCGTTCAGGGCGAGAGGGCGTCCGGCGTCAGGCGGCCTTGGACATCTCGTGGCCGTGCACCGTGAGCGCGTAGATCACGAGGACGTCGAGCGCGATGATGATCAGCGACCACCACGGTTGCACCGGAAGCAGGAACAGCTGCCCGACGGCGTTCAGGATCACGAGGATCACGGCGACGATGCGGGCCCAGGTTGCTCCGGCCAGCATTGCCAGCGCCACCACGATCATCGCCAGGCCGGCGATCAGATGCCACCAGCCCACCCTTGGACGTCCAGCAGGAACAGCGCCCCGGTGGACGTCGCGAAGTAGGCGCTGTCTGGGCCGATGATCGCCATGAGGCCGTAGAACGCGTCGAAGATTCCCGCCGTGATGAGCACGAATCCAGCGAACCAGCCCCAGCCAACCCAGCCTGTTGTCTCCGTCTTAGTTGCAGTCTCGCTCATCGCGCACCTCCCGAAGAATGCCGGCGGTCGCCCGGCTCTTGCGCCGCGCAGGTGCACGGCTTCCCGTCACGGTACTGACGGTGCGGGCGGCGAGGCATCACGCAACCAGCGTGATCTTGCCGGGGGAGTTGGCATGCCGTCCCGATTCGCGCGGGTACGAAAAAGCCCCCGACTAGTAAGAACTAGACGGGGGCGAATGTGGCTCCGACCGGCGTCGATCCGGTGACCTTTCGATTTTCAGTCGAACGCTCTACCAACTGAGCTACAGAGCCCGGAGCATCCGAAAATGCTGCCGAGAAGGAGAAAGCCCCAACTTTCGAAGGGGCTTGTCGCCTAAGCGACCCTGACGGGACTTGAACCCGCGACCTCCGCCGTGACAGGGCGGCACGCTAACCAACTGCGCTACAGGGCCTCGTAAAGAAGCTATTCAATTATATTTGCTGCGGTGTAACTCTATTATGACCTATTCAGTTGTGTGACCCCAACGGGATTCGAACCCGTGCTGCCGCCGTGAAAGGGCGGTGTCCTAGGCCACTAAACGATGGGGCCGGATTGTCTTAGAAGTGCAGGACAACCGAGGCATAAGCATACGTGGATTTCGAGCGTGTGCAAAAACGGCTGCGCCCGGGCGTGTCCCGCCCGATCCGAAATCGCGCCACGGCAGCAAATGACCCGTGTATCGGACCGCTCCCGGGCTAGTGTCTCGGTTGTCGCGCACCATGAGCTACCCGAGCGCTCGGAATGCCGAATTGTTACTGTTGGCAGAGTTATCGCTGTTACGTAAGTGACGGATGTTGCATTTCGGGAGTTTTTGGAACTCCCGAATCGGGGAGAGATGAAGCGCACAGAACAGCTACAGAGTCGGAACCTCACGGTGCCTTGGCGGAGCTTGACGCGCCGCCGCGGCCGAGCCGGGATCGGCGCGGGCCTGGCCATCGCCCTGGCCGCCACACTGGCCGTCGGGACTCCGGCCGCCGCAGCGGGCTTCCCCAGCTGGGAAGACGTACAAGCCTCCAAGGCCAACTCGGCCTCGGCACAACAGGCCGTCCAAAACATCCGCTCGCTCATCGTCGAGCTCGACGCCGCAGCAGAGGCCGCCCAGGCGGAGTCCAACAAGCGCAGCGAAGAACTGATCGTCGCCCAGAACCAGTTCGATGACGCCGCCCTGCGCGCCGCAGCTCTGCAGGACCAGGCGGACGCCAGCAAGGCCACCGCCGACGCCGCTACGAAGCAGGCCGGCCTGCTCGCTGCCCAGCTGTACCGCTCCGGCGGAGGCGACCTCAGCGTCAACCTGTTCCTCGACGGAAGCGCCGGCACGGCCGGCGGCGATGCCGCGGACGGCCTGCTGTCGCGCCTCGGCAGCATGAGCAAGATGGTCGAGCGCAGCACAGACGTCTACGCGAGCGCACAGACCACGACGAACACGGCCGCCGCTCTCGGGGACCAGGCCGCGGTCGCCACCGCAGCCCGCGAGAAGCTGCGCATCGTGGCAGAAGGCGCGCTGGCCGCAGCCGTCTCTGCCCAGCAGGCCGCGGATGCCGCCCTGCAGGAATCCCAGGACCGCAGCGTCGTGCTTGACGCCCAGTTGGCCTTCATGCTCGACGAGCAGGCCAAGACCACCGCGGGCTACGAAGAGGGTGAGCGCCAGCGCATCGCGGCCGAGAAGGCTGCAGCGGAGCAGCGCGCACGCGACGAGGCGGCAGCAGCCGGTGGTGGCGGCGGCGGAGGTGGCGGCGGAAGCGCCGGCCCCGGCCTCGGCGGCGGCTACATCCACAACGGCTGGGCCGTGCCGGCATCCGGTCGCATCACCGACAACTACGGGCCGCGTGCCGTGATCTGCGGCAGCGGCGGCTGCAGCAGCAACTTCCACCGGGGAACCGACATCGGAACGGGCTGCTACTCGCCCATCTACGCCGCGTCGGCCGGCACCGTGGTGTACTCCGGCTGGAACGGCACCTACGGCAACTGGATCAAGATCGACCACGGCAACGGCGTGAGCACCGGCTACGCGCACATTCGAGACGGCGGCCGCTTCGTCGGCGTCGGCGAGTGGGTGGAGGCCGGCCAGAACATCGCCAGTTCGGGGACGACGGGTGCATCAGACGGGTGCCACCTGCACTTCGAGGCCTACGTCAATGGCAACCGCACAGACGCCGTGCCCTTCATGGCAGATCGAGGAGTTCCTCTTGGCTGATCCACGCACCAGACCGCTCTCACGGGTCAAGCCCGCGACCATCTTCTCTGCCGTGACGATCGGGGCCGTCGCTGCATCTGTCGGCATGGTCGGCCCCGTCGTCGCCGCTCCCGACTACCCGTCGTGGAGCGACGTGCAGAACGCGAAGAACAACGAGGCCACCAAGAAGGCCGAGATCGCCAAGCTCACCGGCTTCCTCGACTCCCTCCGTGCCACCGCCGACGCCGCCATGCGGGAGTCGATGGTCGCAGCCGAGGCGTGGCGGGTGAACCAAGAGCAACTGACCGAGGCGACCGAGCGCGAGAAGTCACTGAAGTCGCAGCAGGCGACCGCGGCCAAGAAGGCCGAGACGTCGAAGATGCGGGCCGGACTCTTGGCCTCGCACCTGGCCCGCAGCGGCGGCCAGGACATGTCAATCAACCTGTTCCTGCAGGGCGACGGAGCCGACGACCTGTTGCGCCAGCTGGGCGCCGCCAGCAAGCTGAGCGCCCAGTCGCAGGAGATCTACAGCGACGCCATCCAGGACAGCAACACGGCAGCATCCCTCGCCGAGCAGGCCACCGCGGCCGCCACGGAGCGTCAGAGGCTCGCCGCACTCGCGCAGACGAAGCTCGACGCGGCCAACGCCACGGCCCAGGTCGCCGTCAACGCCTACGACACCGAGCAGCGCAAGTCGGACGAGCTCTACGCCCAGCTCGCGCTGCTGCGCGACAGCACCGCCGAGCTGGAGCGCGCCCGCATCGAGGGTGAGCGCGCGGAGGAAGCGGCGAACAACCCGCCGCCCGTCGTGCCCCCGATCACGCCCCCGGCCGGTGGCGGAACCGGCGGTGGCTCGACGCCCAAGCCGACGACGCCTCCGACCACGCCGACGACCCCGCCGGTCACCCCTCCGGTGAAGCCTCCGGTCACGCCGCCGGTCGATCCGCCCGTTGTGCCGCCGGTCACACCGCCGACCAACGCCAGCGCGGTCGAGCAGGCCATCTCCTTTGCCCAGGCGCAGCTCGGCAAGCGCTACCAGCTCGGCGGCGCTGGCCCTGACGTCTGGGACTGCTCCGGGCTCACTATGAAGGCCTACGGCTCCGCCGGCGTCGGCATCGGCTCGCACGGGGCGACCGCCCAGTACGTCACGATGCGCAACCAGAACAAGCTCGTGCCGTTCAGCGATCGCCAGCGCGGCGACCTGATCTTCTGGGAGGATGGCCCGGGCGACGTCTACCACGTGGCCATTTACCTCGGCAACGGCCGCATCCTCGAGGCACCGAACGAGAATGCGCCGGTGCGCGAGTACTTCATCTGGGGCATGGGCGACGTGATGTCTTACGTGGGGCGCCCGAGCTAGTCTGCTGCGAACGGGCGGATGCCGCGGCATCCGCCCGCAACGCAAACGCAGAAGGGGCACGCCGTGTGGCGTGCCCCTTCTGTGTGAAACCGTGTTGCTTCAAGCCGTGACTAGTGGCCGGGGAAGGCGACGATTCCGGCCTCGATGATCGCGGTGGCCTCTGCGGCGTCGCCCCAGCCCTCGGTCTTGACCCACTTGCCGGGCTCGAGGTCCTTGTAGTGCTCGAAGAAGTGCTCGATCTCCTTGCGCTGGAACTCGGGGATGTCGGTGACGTCCTGGATGTGGTTCCAGCGGGGGTCGCCGGCCGGAACGGCGATGACCTTGGCGTCGCTGCCGCCGTCATCGGTCATGTTGAACACGCCGACGGGGCGCACCTTGACGCCGACGCCCGGGAAGAGCGGGTAGTCGAGCAGCACGAGCACGTCGACAGGGTCGCCGTCCAGGCCCAGCGTGTTCTCGAAGTAGCCATAGTCGGTGGGGTAGACGAAGGTCGTGTAGAGCACGCGGTCGAGGAAGACGCGACCGGTCTCGTGGTCGACCTCGTACTTGTTTCGGCTTCCCTTGGGAATCTCAATGACGGCGAGGTACTCAGCCATGGTGGGGTCTCCTTGAATCCATGAAATGGGTGCGTATGCAGCGCAAACCCCGAGTGGGGAAAGTCCGGAATAAGGTTACTTGATGGATTCTCTGCGCCGACCCCGTTTGACCCCGGTCATTGCCGACGTGCGCCGGGCCGTGCGTGGGGCGCTGACCAGCCCTTCTGAGCTGCTGCCTGAGACGCCGACAGCGACACCTGCGGATGTCGCCGACGCCCCGCTCCTGCTGGTCGCGCTCAGCGGCGGCGCCGACTCGCTGGCGCTGGCCGCGGCGACCGCGTTCGAGGCGCCACGGGCCGGGCTGCGGGCCGGCGCCGTGATCGTCGACCACGGCCTGCAGGACGGCTCGGCGGAGGTCGCCGCCCGAGCGGCCGAGCAGGCGCGCGAGCTCGGCCTCGAGCCCGTGCTCGTCGTGGCGGTCGCTGTCGGGGTTGACGGTGGCATGGAGGCTGCTGCGCGTGCCGCCCGCTACGGTGCGCTCGAGCGGGTGCTCGCCGAGACCGGCGCCCGCGGCATCCTGCTCGGCCACACCCTCGACGACCAGGCTGAGACGGTCTTGCTCGGCCTGGCGCGCGGTTCGGGGCCGACCAGCCTGCACGGCATGGCGGCGCAGACCGGCCCGTACCTGCGCCCGTTGCTCGGTATCCGCCGGGCCGACACCCTGCAGTTCTGCGCGGACTCTGGGCTGACGCCCTGGCACGACCCGCACAACACCGACCCCGCATACGCCAGGGTGCAGGTGCGCGAGACGGTGCTGCCGGTGCTGGAGGCCGAGCTCGGCCCCGGTGTCGCCGAGGCGCTGGCCCGCACCGCCGAGCAGCTGCGTGAAGATTCCGCCGCGCTCGACGAGATGGTGCTCGAGTTCATCGAGGAGATCTGCGAGCCGGCCGAGGCCGGCATCGCCGTCTCGGTCGCCGCGCTGGCCGCCAACCCGGCGGCCCTGCGGCAGCGCGTCATCCGCTTCGTGGTGCACAGCGAGTTCGGCGTCACCCTGGAACGGGTGCACACACTGGCCATCGCGCGGCTGGTCACCGACTGGCACGGTCAGAAAGCTCTCAACGTGCCAGGCGTTAGGGTTGAGAGGAGCGCTGGGCTGCTCGTCTTCACGGCTGCCTAGCCCCAGTTGCAGCACCTCCCAACTACTCCCCGCAAGACAGAGCAGCAGGGCCTCGGCGCAGCCGATGCCGGAACGGATCGAACGTCCATGGAATCGCAAAACATCGCCGGTGACCTCGAGGAAATCCTGCTGACCGAGGAACAGATCCACGGTCGTCTGGCCGAGATGGCTCGCCAGATCGAGACCGACTACGCCGGCGAGAACGTGCTCCTGGTCGGCGTGCTGAAGGGCGCCGTCATGGTCATGGCCGACCTCGCCCGCGAGCTGAACATGCAGGTGACGATGGACTGGATGGCCGTCTCCTCGTACGGCTCCGGCACCACCTCCAGCGGCGTCGTGCGCATCCTGAAGGACCTCGACAGTGACCTGACCGGGCGCAAGGTGCTCATCGTCGAGGACATCATCGACTCCGGCCTGACGCTCAGCTGGCTGATCGCCAACCTCAAGTCGCGCGGCCCGGCCTCGGTCGAGATCTGCGCGCTGCTCCGCAAGCCGGAGGCGGCCCGCGTCGAC includes the following:
- a CDS encoding NlpC/P60 family protein, which encodes MADPRTRPLSRVKPATIFSAVTIGAVAASVGMVGPVVAAPDYPSWSDVQNAKNNEATKKAEIAKLTGFLDSLRATADAAMRESMVAAEAWRVNQEQLTEATEREKSLKSQQATAAKKAETSKMRAGLLASHLARSGGQDMSINLFLQGDGADDLLRQLGAASKLSAQSQEIYSDAIQDSNTAASLAEQATAAATERQRLAALAQTKLDAANATAQVAVNAYDTEQRKSDELYAQLALLRDSTAELERARIEGERAEEAANNPPPVVPPITPPAGGGTGGGSTPKPTTPPTTPTTPPVTPPVKPPVTPPVDPPVVPPVTPPTNASAVEQAISFAQAQLGKRYQLGGAGPDVWDCSGLTMKAYGSAGVGIGSHGATAQYVTMRNQNKLVPFSDRQRGDLIFWEDGPGDVYHVAIYLGNGRILEAPNENAPVREYFIWGMGDVMSYVGRPS
- the hpt gene encoding hypoxanthine phosphoribosyltransferase, translating into MESQNIAGDLEEILLTEEQIHGRLAEMARQIETDYAGENVLLVGVLKGAVMVMADLARELNMQVTMDWMAVSSYGSGTTSSGVVRILKDLDSDLTGRKVLIVEDIIDSGLTLSWLIANLKSRGPASVEICALLRKPEAARVDIDVKYLGFDIPNKFVVGYGLDYNEMYRNLRSVGILAPHVYS
- the ppa gene encoding inorganic diphosphatase, producing the protein MAEYLAVIEIPKGSRNKYEVDHETGRVFLDRVLYTTFVYPTDYGYFENTLGLDGDPVDVLVLLDYPLFPGVGVKVRPVGVFNMTDDGGSDAKVIAVPAGDPRWNHIQDVTDIPEFQRKEIEHFFEHYKDLEPGKWVKTEGWGDAAEATAIIEAGIVAFPGH
- a CDS encoding M23 family metallopeptidase, yielding MTRRRGRAGIGAGLAIALAATLAVGTPAAAAGFPSWEDVQASKANSASAQQAVQNIRSLIVELDAAAEAAQAESNKRSEELIVAQNQFDDAALRAAALQDQADASKATADAATKQAGLLAAQLYRSGGGDLSVNLFLDGSAGTAGGDAADGLLSRLGSMSKMVERSTDVYASAQTTTNTAAALGDQAAVATAAREKLRIVAEGALAAAVSAQQAADAALQESQDRSVVLDAQLAFMLDEQAKTTAGYEEGERQRIAAEKAAAEQRARDEAAAAGGGGGGGGGGSAGPGLGGGYIHNGWAVPASGRITDNYGPRAVICGSGGCSSNFHRGTDIGTGCYSPIYAASAGTVVYSGWNGTYGNWIKIDHGNGVSTGYAHIRDGGRFVGVGEWVEAGQNIASSGTTGASDGCHLHFEAYVNGNRTDAVPFMADRGVPLG
- a CDS encoding carboxymuconolactone decarboxylase family protein, whose protein sequence is MEPLDRLRRLAVNGELVGDVPDPAVQLDRRILALVRIAALVAVGGAEPSFGVEADLAVSAGATASEIVDVLVGVMPVVGAARVVAAAPNLALALGYDALDADESP
- the tilS gene encoding tRNA lysidine(34) synthetase TilS, which codes for MDSLRRPRLTPVIADVRRAVRGALTSPSELLPETPTATPADVADAPLLLVALSGGADSLALAAATAFEAPRAGLRAGAVIVDHGLQDGSAEVAARAAEQARELGLEPVLVVAVAVGVDGGMEAAARAARYGALERVLAETGARGILLGHTLDDQAETVLLGLARGSGPTSLHGMAAQTGPYLRPLLGIRRADTLQFCADSGLTPWHDPHNTDPAYARVQVRETVLPVLEAELGPGVAEALARTAEQLREDSAALDEMVLEFIEEICEPAEAGIAVSVAALAANPAALRQRVIRFVVHSEFGVTLERVHTLAIARLVTDWHGQKALNVPGVRVERSAGLLVFTAA
- a CDS encoding cold-shock protein yields the protein MATGTVKWFNAEKGFGFITPDDGSADVFAHFSAIATDGYRSLDENQKVEFETARGPKGLQAENIRPL